The sequence below is a genomic window from Cryptococcus neoformans var. neoformans B-3501A chromosome 8, whole genome shotgun sequence.
ACAACATAAAATGGAAGTGGTAGCATACACAGAGGGAAATAATACTGGTTTCAATAACAAAATATCCTACCTGTCCAACCGCTCATCGTTGAAACCATTTGGACAACTTTTATCAATCTCCGAGAGTAACCGAAGGGGAAGCAATTTGTCCACACTTCTGATCCATATGTTCTGCTCAAGAGTTGTCAAGTGTTCGAACATCAGGTCCCAAGAAGCACGCTCCATCTGAGTGATCTTTGAACTTGTCATAAATGCCAGTAGTAATTCAACGTGTTTTCTTCCTGCTTACTACTTGTAAGATAGGTACCTCCTAGTAGGCAATCGTCGGGAACTTATTGCTGGTGAAATACACATAATTCCGTCTGTCGTTGTCAGCTAACCTCAATCGGGACGACCACCAACCTTTAGTCAAAGACTAGGGTCCAATCCCTCCTTACCGTCAGTAGTTCAATGATAACTATTACGTAATCACACTTTAACATTCAAAGCTGTTGATTTCGCGCGACGATTCCGTCCTATTTCTGCCCTATCGGTTTCTTAACAAAAATTATAACACATTCGCCATGTCTGGCCGCCCCTTCAAAAGAGAATCCTGGAGGCCTACCAAGAGACCTCCAACATTCGCGGCGGCCGCCCAGCAACCTCCGTTGAGCAGCGCTAATGCTCTTCCTGCAAGAACATGGGGAGGCACACCGGTACCGACAGCTCCGAAACGGTTTGAACGAGATCCGTCTTCGAATgtgaaagaggaagcaCATTTATCTAGATGGGATGATAAAGGATCTAACGATGGCAAGTGGGACCAGCGGGATTGGGATCAGCGGGACGATAGGTCAAGATATGGTAACAGTGGTAATGGAAAACGGCGACAATCACCTTCAAGGCAACCCGACTCTACGCGAGATGAGCGGTTTTCTTCCGCTCGGCGTTCATATTCCCCCCCTGTCCCTGCTCCTTCCCCTGCGAACCCGTCCAACTACCCTGCTACACGGCGACCATTACCACCTGCTCAACCGCCTGCCAGTCATCACCATACTCGCGCACGTCGGCCGTCACCGGATTACGGCACATCGGGACCTGCGGCCAAGAAACGGAAAGGTGGtgcaagaaaaagagacaGTCCTGATTACGGAGTTGGATCGAGGGAGGATGCGTCAGTTCTATATCCGTGATTTGGTTATTTGATGAGTGTGCTGACGGATTTGCAGGGCATCGTCGTATCGCCGCTCGCCTAGTCCTTTGTCGAATCGCTCACGTTCTCGTACCCGTTCCCGATCACGCTCACCTGCGCCTTCCCACCATTCTCAATCCAATTCTTATTCCCTTCCCAAGACACAGACTCATACATACACTCCATCACAATCACATCGGAAAAGATCACCGTCGCCCTCAATGAGCGATCGGCAATCAAGCTCTGGTAGATGGAGTAAACGCGACAGGTATAATAATCACCAGTACGGAAAGTATGACAAGGACGATCGAAATGGAAAATTTGACAGCAGGGATAATGGATGGGAGAACGAGGGCAATCGGAACTGGAGGGATCGAGATACTGATCGGGATGGGCATCGCCGGGATCGTGGTATGGGAGATAGAGGGGGGAGACGAGATAAAGATTGGCGGCAGGATAAAGGATATGTGTATGATCGGAGAGACAGAGAAAGAGATAGAGATCGAGAAAGGGACAGAGATCGAGACAGAGACAGAGGTAGCGGCTGGCAAGCTTCGCGGCGCGACCGAGATTACCCCCCAATAGGTCCAAGAGGATATACGTCGTCTGCATCGCAATTGCGACACGATTATCAGACTGCTCCTTCACCGCCACATTCTGCCCATGTCCAAGCCCCGCCACCTCCCAGCGACTTTTACGACCGACGAAGAGATTCACCCGACTCATACGGCCACCAAAACCACAGTCATGGACAGAGACAAGGGCGCAGTCCTATACAGGATAGAGAATACCCATCTCGTTCAAATTTCGTCACGAACGCCAACGCGAATAGCATTTTAGGTACTTCTACGACGAGGAAGTGGGGCGAGAGTGGAAGGTACCTTTATGAGCAGTCGTACCAACCTCCATCGACTGTTTCGAGAGCTACTTCTGTCTCGCGGGACTATTCACCCTCCCCTCAGCACAGCTATGCTCTGCCGGCCGCCACGTCCGATACCGTTCCACTTCCCGTCCATCCGCCTGCACCGGTATATCCTCCCCAACCGATGTCCTTCGCTGAATACATACCTAAAGCTGATGACCCTATCTCGGTTCCTCGCCCACAGCTTGAATCTTCATTCCAGTCTTTACCTGATACCGCTGGGCCAACAGCTGAGTTGCAGACTCGGACATCGCCTGTTAAAATATCTTTTGGTCAGCCAAGTGGTGGGGCGGTAAAAAAGGGGTGGAAATCGATTTccccgaagaagaaggcaagggtCAGTCTGttcgatgaagatgaagaagaaatacAAGGGGcaaaaggggaaaaggaggataAAAAGGAGGTGATGCCAGAGAAAGAGCAAGATATCATGGGAGAAGCGCTTCCACATCCCGATACACTCATACACCGGCTCACACTCGCCTCAACGCGGTATACAACCCTTCTTACTTCCCTCTCTGCCCCTCTTCGCGCAGCATTTGACTCATTTTccactcttccctcttccccaccGCCCCCTCCTATCGACCTTTTCTTGGACGAATATCTAGGGAGGAAAGcgagagatgatgaggtgAAAAGAGTAGAAGAGGTTTGGGATgcgaagaaggagtgggagagggaggaagaaatggggagaaggtacctcgaggaggttggaaaAGGCGGAAGGGTAGAAGGGGTTAACGTAGCGCCGGCGGAGCCTGGGGGTGCCAGAGTGTCCCCCGcggctgttgttgttgctccAAAACCTGAGCCTGAACTTGCACCGATACCCGTTTCAGGAACTGAACTCCAAGCTCCTGCACCCGGAGCAGAACCTCACCCACAGACGCAAAAAGTCCCAATCCCCTTACCACCAGCAGCCACGTTAGTCTATCAGAAGCTCGCGGCCGTTGGCGAAGGCACGTACGGCAAAGTCTACAAAGCCCTTTCCCTCATCACCCACCAACCGGTCGCTCTCAAGAGGATTCGTATGGAGaacgagaaggatgggttCCCTGTTACAGCGATGCGGGAGATCAAGCTGTTGCAGATGTTACAGCATGAAAACGTG
It includes:
- a CDS encoding hypothetical protein (HMMPfam hit to Pkinase, Protein kinase domain, score: 308.4, E(): 1e-89); its protein translation is MSGRPFKRESWRPTKRPPTFAAAAQQPPLSSANALPARTWGGTPVPTAPKRFERDPSSNVKEEAHLSRWDDKGSNDGKWDQRDWDQRDDRSRYGNSGNGKRRQSPSRQPDSTRDERFSSARRSYSPPVPAPSPANPSNYPATRRPLPPAQPPASHHHTRARRPSPDYGTSGPAAKKRKGGARKRDSPDYGVGSREDAASSYRRSPSPLSNRSRSRTRSRSRSPAPSHHSQSNSYSLPKTQTHTYTPSQSHRKRSPSPSMSDRQSSSGRWSKRDRYNNHQYGKYDKDDRNGKFDSRDNGWENEGNRNWRDRDTDRDGHRRDRGMGDRGGRRDKDWRQDKGYVYDRRDRERDRDRERDRDRDRDRGSGWQASRRDRDYPPIGPRGYTSSASQLRHDYQTAPSPPHSAHVQAPPPPSDFYDRRRDSPDSYGHQNHSHGQRQGRSPIQDREYPSRSNFVTNANANSILGTSTTRKWGESGRYLYEQSYQPPSTVSRATSVSRDYSPSPQHSYALPAATSDTVPLPVHPPAPLESSFQSLPDTAGPTAELQTRTSPVKISFGQPSGGAVKKGWKSISPKKKARVSLFDEDEEEIQGAKGEKEDKKEVMPEKEQDIMGEALPHPDTLIHRLTLASTRYTTLLTSLSAPLRAAFDSFSTLPSSPPPPPIDLFLDEYLGRKARDDEVKRVEEVWDAKKEWEREEEMGRRYLEEVGKGGRVEGVNVAPAEPGGARVSPAAVVVAPKPEPELAPIPVSGTELQAPAPGAEPHPQTQKVPIPLPPAATLVYQKLAAVGEGTYGKVYKALSLITHQPVALKRIRMENEKDGFPVTAMREIKLLQMLQHENVLRLVEMVVERGGVYMVLEYMEFDLTGLLAHPEIKFSPANIKSLSHQMLSGLSYLHRQSILHRDMKGSNILVNSRGELKLADFGLARVYAKKRREDYTNRVITLWYRSPELLMGETIYGPEVDMWSAGCIILELYTTKPIFQGSDELNQLEVIYALLGTPTEAEWPSVKELPWYELVKPKEEIGSKFRTSFAKWLSPAALDLVEGLLFYDPSQRLLADSALQTDYFLMEEPKMEKPTQLEGMGEHHEMSAKAERKRRRMEEGGE